Genomic segment of Coffea arabica cultivar ET-39 chromosome 1e, Coffea Arabica ET-39 HiFi, whole genome shotgun sequence:
TCCAAGAAGAGAACCCCAGACCTTGGCTCCTGGTTCAATCCGCATGTCCTGTATTATCTTTGCTGCTTCATATAATCGATTGGCTCTACCAAGAAGATCAACCATACAAGCATAATGTTCCACAGTAGGAGTAATTCCATGTTCTTTTATCATGGATTCAAACAAAAATCTGCCCTCCTCAACGAGACCAGAATGACTACAAGCTCCCAATACACTAACAAATGAAATTGGACTCGGTGACACTCCACTTAATATCATCTCTTTAAAAACTTCAATAGCTTCTCTTCCGAACCCATGAATACCATAACTCGAGATCATGGAATTCCAAGCAACGACATCCTTCTTCTCCATCTGAGAAAACACGCGTTTTCCCCATTCAAGATTACCACATCTTGCATACATAGTCACCATGGCACTGATAACTGGTAAAATGGAATCAAGACCTTTTCTAAGTATATAGCCATGTATCAACTTCCCTTGACCCAATGCAGCAACCGCAGCACAAGCTTGAAGCACGCTGACCATCGTAACTGAATTAGGCAATGTATCGCAGTTGTCAAGCACCAATTGGTGAAAAAGTTCCAATGCATCAAATGGCTTGTCATTTTTTGCATAACACGCAATCATAGCACTCCAAGAAACCACATTTTTCACCGGCATCGAATTGAATACACTAGTTGCATCTGCCACACAACCAAATCTTGCATACATATCCACCATAGTAGTCATAATATGGATATGGCTCTCATACCCATGTCGTAGAATGTGAGCATGAATTTCCTTCCCTTTTTGTAGCAATGAACCCAATGTCTCAGCAGCAACGCAAGCTTTCAGCACATACGTATACGTGAACCTATCCGACGGAATTCCAATCCGATTCATACGGCTATAGAGACCCAATACTTCTTCGCCACGACCCCATAATGTTAATGCTCGAAAAAGTGCATTCCATACATAAATAGTTTTCTTAAGAGTTTTATCAAACACTTGGCGGACACGTTCAATGCAATCCAACTCGTGATACATATTGATGAGCTTGGTGGCCAAAAAGGGATCCTGATCGAACCCATTATCGATCAGTTTCCGGTGAACAATAAGGGCGTCAGAGAGGGAATGTTGGTTGGCGCAAGAGAGGATGAGGAGCTCGTAGGTGTGTTGAGTCGGATAGGGCTCCTGGGAAAGGAGCTCAAGAGCTTGTTTGAGCTGGCCCTTTTCACAGAGAGATTGAATTGATGGGTTATGATTAATTGTGGAGGGGGTGGTTGAGGTGGCGGTGGGGGGGCGGAAGGCGACGGTGGCTTGGTGGTGTGAGCGTGAAGCCGGCCGGAAGTTGAGTGGAAAGTAGTGTGGTTGAAGAGTGTGGGAAGTGTAAAGCGTCCACATTTAAATCAGAGATTTTAGTGCTGTTTTGTGATGGCATAGCAAAAGAGACAGCTAATTACTGGACGGAATCTTGATTTTGGAGCTTTGGACCGGTTTAATTAAGTGACGGGAATTAGCTTCAGTGAATCATCGGAGAAGGCCGCCGCTGTCCGCTTACTCCATCTAGTGGAGGTCGGTTTTTCTAATATCTGATACTTTTATCAACCGGCCAGCAGACTCAATACCACATACATGAACATGCACACCAGCTTGGTCTATTGGCAGGCCTGGGCCTCTCCTAGAATCACCGGTGGGCCAGCTGTAAACATTGGAACCCCATAATGTGCGTTGCTTTTCGCATTAAGCCGCTTTGTCTGCTTCAGTACGATTAATGTACTAATATAAAATAAGTTATTTTTAGTATACAAAATTAATCCATATAAAATATGATAAATTATACATATCCGCAGTAGGGTTACCTCAAGAATTGCGTATAATCAAGCCAAGCCAAGCACAAAAATAGATCTACTGTTCAGTCACGCTTgagctttttcctttttttctttattttttttccagctTAAAG
This window contains:
- the LOC113723476 gene encoding pentatricopeptide repeat-containing protein CRR2, chloroplastic-like; the encoded protein is MWTLYTSHTLQPHYFPLNFRPASRSHHQATVAFRPPTATSTTPSTINHNPSIQSLCEKGQLKQALELLSQEPYPTQHTYELLILSCANQHSLSDALIVHRKLIDNGFDQDPFLATKLINMYHELDCIERVRQVFDKTLKKTIYVWNALFRALTLWGRGEEVLGLYSRMNRIGIPSDRFTYTYVLKACVAAETLGSLLQKGKEIHAHILRHGYESHIHIMTTMVDMYARFGCVADATSVFNSMPVKNVVSWSAMIACYAKNDKPFDALELFHQLVLDNCDTLPNSVTMVSVLQACAAVAALGQGKLIHGYILRKGLDSILPVISAMVTMYARCGNLEWGKRVFSQMEKKDVVAWNSMISSYGIHGFGREAIEVFKEMILSGVSPSPISFVSVLGACSHSGLVEEGRFLFESMIKEHGITPTVEHYACMVDLLGRANRLYEAAKIIQDMRIEPGAKVWGSLLGSCRIHCNIELAERASKRLFELEPRNAGNYVLLADIYAEAEMWSEVKRVKKLIEARGLQKVSGCCWIEVGRKVYSLTSVDEFNPQIEQIHALLIKLFIEMKEKGYVPKTKVVLYDLEADEKERIILGHSEKLAVAFGLINNSKGETIRITKNLRLCEDCHSFTKYISKFADREILVRDVNRFHHFKDGVCSCADYW